A region of the Pseudoroseomonas cervicalis genome:
AGCACCACGCCGAGGCCGGGCTCCGGCGCCAGCAGCAGATAGGTCTTGTAGCCGATATGCGAGCCGCCATGGCCGATCAGCGCCACGCCGCCGATCTCGTCATGCGCAAGGCCCAGGCCATAGCCCGTCGCCCGGCCATCGGCGAGAGGGCGCGGCGCGCCTTGGCGGGCCAGCAGCCCCTCGGCCACCCCCTCATTGCGCAGCATGGCCTGGCCCCAGCGGGCGAGGTCGGCGCCGCTGCCGGTCAGGCAGCCCGAGGCGGAGAGATGCAGCCCGGCGAAGCCCTGCTGCCAGCCGGCGCCGTCCTGCCAGTAGCCGGGCGCCAGGCCGGGCACCGCCTCGCTCCACAGCTCCGGCGCGCGCCAGGCGAGGCCGAGCGGGCGGTTCACGCTGTGCTCGACGAAATCGGCGAAGCGGTGGCCGCGCCGCGCCAGGATGGCCTCGACCAGGCGGTAGCCGGTGTTGGAGTAGGAGATCTGCGTGCCCGGCGCGAAGTTCAGATCCTCCTGCCGCGCCAGGAAGCCCAGCGCCGCGTCGCTGCCGATCGCCTCGGTGGCGGTGAGGCCGAGCAAGGACAGCGTCTCGCGCAGATCCGGCAGGCCGCCGGTCATGTCGAGGGCGCGGCCGAGGCTAACCCCGGCGAGGTCGCCGCGCAGCTCCGGCAGATGCGC
Encoded here:
- a CDS encoding serine hydrolase; this encodes MVRYASVTKHVLAALALRDGPSLDDALGAHLPELRGDLAGVSLGRALDMTGGLPDLRETLSLLGLTATEAIGSDAALGFLARQEDLNFAPGTQISYSNTGYRLVEAILARRGHRFADFVEHSVNRPLGLAWRAPELWSEAVPGLAPGYWQDGAGWQQGFAGLHLSASGCLTGSGADLARWGQAMLRNEGVAEGLLARQGAPRPLADGRATGYGLGLAHDEIGGVALIGHGGSHIGYKTYLLLAPEPGLGVVLVANREDAASHAMALATMAALLGAALPPLASALPAGLYAEQEGPHWLEITGQTALFLGAGDTLHAAGDGSAVTLSAHLPMRLRATADGIEGEFGHVARRFHRVDVAQDAGLDSIQGEWRGNAGDAAFRIEGDTLSRGIGPARRQATLRPLGSGRYVTQLPDGPWPLRFGLAFAGDTVALTSHRSRMLRFHRAG